A genomic stretch from Corynebacterium terpenotabidum Y-11 includes:
- the efeB gene encoding iron uptake transporter deferrochelatase/peroxidase subunit: MTRHGVSRRSFLTGLGLTGVGAAAVGVGGVSLTSCSSDGSGDADHTVPFRGDHQAGVTTAQQEHLHIVAFTVLTEDREELRSMLSDWTTMAERMTRGEQTTEGGALTDADADASSDPEGLLNRVPTDTGEALDLSAGNLTVTIGFGPSLFDDRFGLADRKPEELEPLPKFPGDQLIDDLCDGDIIIQACADDPQVAVHAVRNLTRAGSGVVEVKWSQLGYGAASKTTTEGDTPRNLFGFKDGTRNITADETEDLESMVWVSADQKSAAGPDSWMAGGVYMCVRRIRMLLEVWDRQILDDQQRTFARYKGSGAPIGTSDENADVPFDLYLGTGGPAIPHDSHVFLAHPEQNDGNRMLRRAYNFIEGSDSVGHLSAGLFFIAYISQPSVNFTPIQMKLAHSDKMNEYVRYESKSIFACPPGLADDEDWGTALFG; the protein is encoded by the coding sequence GTGACCCGGCATGGCGTCTCCAGAAGGTCCTTTCTCACCGGACTCGGTCTCACCGGGGTCGGTGCGGCAGCCGTCGGCGTGGGCGGCGTCTCTCTGACGTCCTGCTCCTCCGATGGTTCCGGGGACGCCGACCACACGGTCCCGTTCCGTGGTGACCACCAGGCCGGTGTCACCACCGCGCAGCAGGAACACCTGCACATCGTCGCTTTCACGGTCCTCACCGAGGACCGGGAGGAGCTGCGGTCGATGCTCTCCGACTGGACCACCATGGCCGAGCGGATGACGCGCGGTGAGCAGACCACAGAGGGTGGCGCACTCACTGACGCGGATGCGGACGCCAGCAGTGACCCGGAGGGGCTGCTCAACCGCGTCCCCACTGACACCGGTGAAGCGCTCGATCTCTCCGCCGGAAATCTCACGGTGACCATCGGCTTCGGCCCGTCCCTGTTCGACGACCGGTTCGGTCTGGCGGACCGGAAGCCGGAGGAGTTGGAGCCACTGCCGAAGTTCCCCGGAGACCAGCTCATCGACGACCTGTGCGACGGTGACATCATCATCCAGGCGTGCGCCGACGACCCCCAGGTCGCGGTCCACGCGGTGCGCAACCTCACCCGGGCCGGATCCGGTGTGGTCGAGGTGAAGTGGTCCCAGCTGGGCTACGGTGCGGCGTCAAAGACCACGACCGAGGGCGACACCCCTCGGAACCTCTTCGGTTTCAAGGACGGGACGCGCAATATCACCGCCGACGAGACCGAGGATCTCGAGTCGATGGTGTGGGTCTCCGCCGACCAGAAGAGCGCCGCAGGTCCGGACTCGTGGATGGCCGGCGGCGTCTACATGTGCGTGCGCCGCATCCGGATGCTGCTGGAGGTCTGGGACCGTCAGATCCTCGATGACCAGCAGCGCACCTTCGCCCGCTACAAGGGCTCCGGAGCGCCGATCGGGACGTCCGACGAGAATGCCGACGTGCCCTTCGATCTCTACCTCGGTACCGGTGGTCCGGCGATCCCCCATGATTCGCACGTCTTTCTGGCTCATCCGGAACAGAACGACGGCAACCGGATGCTACGTCGGGCGTACAACTTCATCGAAGGATCGGACTCGGTCGGCCACCTCTCCGCCGGCCTGTTCTTCATCGCCTACATCAGCCAGCCGTCGGTGAACTTCACACCGATCCAGATGAAGCTGGCCCACAGCGACAAAATGAATGAATACGTCCGCTACGAGTCCAAGTCGATTTTCGCCTGTCCCCCCGGACTGGCCGACGACGAAGACTGGGGCACCGCCCTGTTCGGATAA
- the serA gene encoding phosphoglycerate dehydrogenase → MSQNSRPVVLIADKLAQSTVDALGDSVEVRWVDGPNRPELLEAVKDADALLVRSATTVDAEVLAAAPKLQIVGRAGVGLDNVDIETATAKGVMVANAPTSNIHSACEHAIALLLSTARQIPAADKTLRDAEWKRSSFNGVEIFGKTIGVVGFGHIGQLFAQRLAAFETEIIAYDPYANPARAAQLGVELVELDELVARADFVTIHLPKTKETAGMFNAELLAKSKKGQIIINAARGGLVDEQALADAITAGQIRGAGFDVYSKEPCTDSPLFALDEVVVTPHLGASTVEAQDRAGTDVAASVLKALAGDFVPDAVNVTGGRVSEEVALWLTLATKLGKVASALLDAPVAAVSVEARGELSTETVDPLGLSALRGVFAGVVDEQVTFVNTPQIAEERGVELTVSTADESVTHRSVLEVKAVAGDGASVSVVGALTGLDHVEKIVRVNDRGLDLRAEGLNLFLTYTDQPGALGTVGTFLGREGININAAALSQDLTEDSATLVLRVEKEIPDALVEQIGGALSATRAIQLDLS, encoded by the coding sequence GTGAGCCAGAATTCCCGTCCCGTCGTCCTCATCGCCGACAAGCTTGCCCAGTCCACCGTGGACGCCCTGGGCGATTCCGTCGAGGTGCGTTGGGTCGACGGTCCGAACCGCCCGGAACTGCTGGAGGCTGTCAAGGACGCCGACGCCCTGCTCGTCCGCTCCGCCACCACCGTGGACGCCGAGGTTCTCGCCGCCGCCCCGAAGCTGCAGATCGTCGGTCGCGCCGGTGTCGGCCTCGACAACGTCGACATTGAGACCGCCACCGCCAAGGGCGTCATGGTCGCCAACGCCCCGACCTCGAACATCCACTCCGCCTGCGAGCACGCCATCGCGCTGCTGCTGTCGACTGCCCGTCAGATCCCGGCGGCCGACAAGACCCTGCGTGACGCCGAGTGGAAGCGCTCCTCCTTCAACGGTGTCGAGATCTTCGGCAAGACCATCGGCGTTGTCGGCTTCGGGCACATCGGTCAGCTCTTCGCGCAGCGCCTCGCCGCCTTTGAGACCGAGATCATCGCCTACGACCCCTACGCCAACCCGGCCCGTGCCGCCCAGCTCGGTGTGGAGCTCGTGGAGCTCGATGAGCTCGTCGCCCGTGCCGACTTCGTCACCATCCACCTCCCGAAGACCAAGGAGACGGCGGGCATGTTCAACGCCGAGCTCCTGGCGAAGTCCAAGAAGGGCCAGATCATCATCAACGCGGCCCGCGGTGGCCTCGTCGACGAGCAGGCCCTGGCGGACGCCATCACCGCCGGTCAGATCCGTGGCGCCGGTTTCGACGTCTACTCCAAGGAGCCCTGCACGGACTCCCCGCTGTTCGCTCTCGACGAGGTCGTCGTCACTCCGCACCTCGGCGCATCCACCGTCGAGGCCCAGGACCGCGCCGGCACCGATGTCGCCGCATCCGTCCTCAAGGCACTGGCCGGAGATTTTGTGCCGGACGCCGTCAACGTCACCGGTGGCCGCGTGTCCGAGGAGGTCGCCTTGTGGCTGACCCTCGCCACCAAGCTCGGCAAGGTCGCCTCCGCACTGCTCGATGCCCCGGTGGCCGCCGTGTCTGTCGAGGCCCGTGGTGAGCTGTCCACTGAGACCGTGGATCCGCTCGGCCTGTCCGCCCTGCGCGGTGTCTTCGCCGGTGTCGTCGACGAGCAGGTCACCTTCGTCAACACCCCGCAGATCGCCGAGGAGCGGGGCGTTGAGCTCACCGTCTCCACCGCTGACGAGTCCGTCACCCACCGCTCGGTCCTCGAGGTCAAGGCCGTCGCCGGTGACGGGGCGTCCGTGTCCGTGGTCGGTGCGCTCACCGGCCTGGACCACGTCGAGAAGATCGTCCGGGTCAACGACCGCGGTCTCGACCTGCGTGCCGAGGGCCTGAACCTCTTCCTCACCTACACCGACCAGCCGGGTGCGCTGGGCACGGTCGGCACCTTCCTGGGTCGCGAGGGGATCAACATCAACGCCGCCGCCCTGTCCCAGGACCTCACCGAGGATTCCGCCACCCTCGTGCTCCGCGTGGAGAAGGAAATCCCGGATGCGCTGGTGGAGCAGATCGGCGGAGCGCTGTCCGCGACCCGCGCCATCCAGCTCGACCTGAGCTAG
- a CDS encoding cation diffusion facilitator family transporter, which translates to MEHAPHTHEHSHAHAHDHSQVRGKRLWIVIAMTSVIFLAEVIGGIVSGSLALLADAGHMLSDAGGLIVAAFAMMVGSRPASHRSTYGYRRAEVLAAAVNAGAVCVIAVWIGVSAIRRMGEGVEIGTGMMLAVAVVGLLANVVSALILAGGQGESLNLKGAYLHVLADLLGSVAVIVAALVISLTGWNWVDPAASLLIAVLILPRSWSLLKTAGAVLMEQVPAAVDTSDLRERLLGLSGVRTIHDLHIWSVDGESAVATVHVVTDGTVAEEDRCRLLDAVQDAFRDRGIDHATVQVEELGHEHHEDAVCDSTSAAPWAVRG; encoded by the coding sequence ATGGAGCACGCCCCGCACACCCACGAGCACAGTCATGCCCATGCCCACGACCACTCGCAGGTGAGAGGGAAGCGACTGTGGATCGTGATCGCCATGACCTCGGTGATCTTCCTCGCTGAGGTCATCGGCGGCATCGTGTCCGGCTCCTTGGCTCTGCTTGCCGATGCCGGACATATGCTCTCTGACGCCGGTGGACTGATCGTCGCGGCCTTCGCCATGATGGTCGGCTCGCGTCCGGCATCCCATCGGTCCACCTACGGTTACCGGCGGGCGGAGGTACTCGCCGCCGCCGTCAATGCCGGTGCCGTGTGCGTGATCGCGGTGTGGATCGGCGTCTCTGCCATCCGTCGGATGGGGGAGGGGGTCGAGATCGGGACCGGGATGATGCTGGCGGTGGCGGTCGTGGGTCTGCTCGCCAATGTGGTGTCCGCGCTGATTCTGGCAGGTGGGCAGGGGGAGTCGCTCAACCTGAAGGGTGCCTACCTCCACGTCCTGGCGGACCTGCTGGGCTCGGTGGCGGTCATCGTCGCTGCGCTCGTCATCTCCCTCACTGGATGGAACTGGGTGGACCCGGCGGCGTCCCTGCTGATCGCGGTGCTCATTCTCCCCCGGTCATGGTCGCTGCTGAAGACCGCGGGGGCGGTGCTCATGGAGCAGGTGCCGGCGGCCGTCGACACCTCGGACCTGCGGGAGCGGCTGCTCGGGCTCTCTGGTGTCCGGACGATCCATGACCTGCACATCTGGAGTGTCGACGGTGAATCTGCCGTGGCGACGGTCCATGTGGTCACTGACGGGACTGTGGCGGAAGAGGACCGGTGTCGGCTCCTCGACGCTGTCCAGGACGCGTTCCGCGACCGCGGCATCGACCATGCCACGGTGCAGGTCGAGGAGCTCGGTCATGAGCATCACGAGGACGCCGTCTGCGACTCAACGTCCGCAGCTCCGTGGGCCGTGCGGGGGTAG
- the ilvC gene encoding ketol-acid reductoisomerase: MAIDVFYDADADLSIIQGRKVAVLGYGSQGHAHAQNLRDSGVEVVIGLREGSKSAVKAEEAGFKVLSNADAAAWADVIMILVPDTTQAKVYSEDVAPNLVDGNAIFFGHGLNIHFDLITPAEGITVAMAAPKGPGHLVRRQFVDGKGVPCLIAVDQDPKGEGRDLALSYAAAIGGARAGVIPTTFEAETVTDLFGEQAVLCGGTEELVKTGFEVLTEAGYEPEMAYFECLHELKLIVDLMFEGGIANMNYSVSDTAEFGGYISGPRVIDAGTKERMKDVLTDIQDGTFVKRLIANIEGGNKELEGLRADFAKHPIEVTGTKLRDMMSWVKNPLDATA; encoded by the coding sequence ATGGCAATTGACGTTTTCTACGACGCCGACGCTGACCTGTCGATCATCCAGGGCCGCAAGGTCGCCGTTCTCGGCTACGGCTCCCAGGGCCACGCTCACGCCCAGAACCTCCGCGACTCCGGTGTCGAGGTCGTCATCGGCCTGCGCGAAGGCTCCAAGTCCGCCGTCAAGGCAGAGGAAGCCGGTTTCAAGGTCCTCTCCAACGCTGACGCTGCCGCCTGGGCCGATGTCATCATGATCCTCGTCCCGGACACCACCCAGGCCAAGGTCTACTCCGAGGATGTCGCCCCGAACCTCGTCGACGGCAACGCGATCTTCTTCGGTCACGGCCTGAACATCCACTTCGACCTCATCACGCCGGCCGAGGGCATCACCGTTGCCATGGCTGCCCCGAAGGGTCCGGGCCACCTGGTTCGCCGCCAGTTCGTCGACGGCAAGGGCGTGCCCTGCCTCATCGCCGTCGACCAGGATCCGAAGGGCGAGGGCCGCGACCTGGCTCTGTCCTACGCCGCCGCCATCGGTGGCGCCCGCGCCGGCGTCATCCCGACCACCTTCGAGGCCGAGACCGTCACCGACCTCTTCGGTGAGCAGGCCGTGCTCTGCGGTGGCACCGAGGAGCTCGTCAAGACCGGCTTCGAGGTCCTCACCGAGGCCGGCTACGAGCCCGAGATGGCCTACTTCGAGTGCCTCCACGAGCTCAAGCTCATCGTCGACCTCATGTTCGAGGGCGGCATCGCCAACATGAACTACTCGGTGTCTGACACCGCTGAGTTCGGCGGCTACATCTCCGGCCCGCGCGTCATCGACGCCGGCACCAAGGAGCGGATGAAGGACGTCCTCACCGACATCCAGGACGGCACCTTCGTCAAGCGCCTCATCGCCAACATCGAGGGTGGCAACAAGGAGCTCGAGGGGCTGCGCGCCGACTTCGCCAAGCACCCGATCGAGGTCACCGGCACCAAGCTGCGCGACATGATGAGCTGGGTCAAGAACCCGCTCGACGCCACCGCATAG
- the ilvN gene encoding acetolactate synthase small subunit: protein MSQIHTLSVLCEDVDGIASRITGMFTRRAFSIISIASGRTEVEGVNRFTIQVEGEDHVIEQITKQLNKLIPVIKVSRHDPETIVCRGLMLVKVSADNSNRTQVVEAAKLFRAHVVDVGPESLVIEATGTPTKLQAMLDVLEPYGIRELVESSLTAVSRGPKAMYPAKL from the coding sequence ATGTCGCAGATCCACACCCTCAGCGTGCTGTGCGAGGACGTTGACGGCATCGCGTCCCGGATCACCGGCATGTTCACCCGCCGGGCCTTCAGCATCATCTCCATCGCCTCGGGCCGCACCGAGGTCGAGGGCGTCAACCGCTTCACCATCCAGGTCGAGGGCGAGGACCACGTCATCGAGCAGATCACCAAGCAGCTCAACAAGCTGATCCCGGTGATCAAGGTCAGTCGCCACGACCCGGAGACCATCGTCTGCCGCGGCCTCATGCTGGTGAAGGTCAGCGCGGACAACTCCAACCGCACCCAGGTCGTCGAGGCAGCGAAGCTCTTCCGCGCCCATGTCGTCGATGTGGGACCGGAGTCCCTCGTCATCGAGGCGACCGGTACCCCGACGAAGCTGCAGGCCATGCTTGATGTGCTGGAACCCTACGGGATCCGTGAGCTCGTCGAGTCGAGCCTCACCGCGGTGAGCCGTGGCCCGAAGGCCATGTACCCCGCCAAACTCTGA
- a CDS encoding acetolactate synthase large subunit, with the protein MTDTSRSHPSPATVAATGRGRRPERINGAQAVVRSLEELGTDVVFGLPGGAVLPLYDAIYGSEKLNHILVRHEQGAGHAATGYAQANGRVGVCIATSGPGATNLVTPLADANMDSVPVVAITGQVGTHLLGTDGFQEADIRGITMPITKHSFMVTRAEEIPAAIAEAFHVASTGRPGAVLVDIPKDIQNAELDFVWPPSYRLPGYHPVTTPHSRQIDEAARLLSAAKSPVIYAGGGVLKANASEALLTFAEATGIPVTTTLMALGTFPESHPLFLGMPGMHGTVPAVGALQKADLILALGARFDDRVTGDVDSFAPNAKVIHADIDPAEIGKIREAQVPIVGDAREVLVALTDAMASLQTPEIAEWRDYLDGLKGDFPRGYDWPADGKLAPQYVLETLSGIVGPDAIYVAGVGQHQMWAAQFINYEKPRTWLNSGGLGTMGYSIPAAMGAKAACPDTEVWAIDGDGCFQMTNQELVTCAVEGLPIKVALINNGNLGMVRQWQTLFFDKHYSNTNLKPGETYLPDFVGLAESMGCAAFRVTEKDDVAAVIAQAREINDRPVVIDFIVGEDAQVWPMIAAGASNDEVQYARNLRPLFDDENSAAEEPGDINQIIKEGEQN; encoded by the coding sequence GTGACCGATACCTCACGTTCACACCCCAGTCCCGCAACCGTCGCAGCCACCGGACGTGGCCGTCGCCCCGAGCGCATCAACGGTGCCCAGGCCGTTGTCCGCTCGCTCGAGGAGCTCGGGACCGATGTGGTCTTCGGGCTTCCCGGTGGTGCCGTCCTGCCGCTCTACGACGCGATCTACGGGTCTGAGAAGCTCAACCACATCCTCGTCCGCCACGAGCAGGGTGCCGGTCACGCCGCCACCGGCTACGCCCAGGCCAACGGCCGGGTCGGCGTGTGCATCGCCACCTCCGGTCCCGGTGCCACCAACCTGGTCACACCGCTGGCCGATGCCAACATGGACTCGGTGCCGGTCGTCGCCATCACCGGTCAGGTCGGTACCCACCTGCTGGGCACCGACGGGTTCCAGGAAGCGGATATCCGCGGTATCACCATGCCGATCACCAAGCACAGCTTCATGGTGACCCGCGCCGAGGAGATCCCCGCGGCCATCGCCGAGGCGTTCCACGTCGCGTCCACCGGTCGCCCGGGAGCGGTCCTCGTCGATATCCCCAAGGACATCCAGAACGCCGAGCTCGACTTCGTCTGGCCGCCGAGCTACCGGCTGCCCGGCTACCACCCGGTCACCACCCCGCACTCCCGTCAGATCGATGAGGCAGCGCGCCTGCTGTCGGCGGCGAAGTCCCCGGTGATCTACGCCGGTGGCGGCGTCCTCAAGGCGAACGCCTCCGAGGCGCTCCTCACCTTCGCCGAGGCCACCGGAATCCCGGTGACCACCACGCTGATGGCGCTGGGCACTTTCCCGGAGTCGCACCCGTTGTTCCTGGGTATGCCCGGCATGCACGGCACCGTCCCCGCGGTCGGCGCCCTGCAGAAGGCTGACCTGATCCTGGCGCTCGGCGCCCGGTTCGACGACCGCGTCACCGGTGACGTCGACTCCTTCGCCCCGAATGCGAAGGTGATCCACGCCGACATCGACCCGGCCGAGATCGGAAAGATCCGCGAAGCCCAGGTGCCGATCGTCGGTGACGCCCGTGAGGTGCTCGTCGCCCTGACCGATGCGATGGCGTCCCTGCAGACTCCGGAGATTGCCGAATGGCGGGACTACCTCGACGGTCTGAAGGGTGACTTCCCGCGCGGCTACGACTGGCCGGCCGACGGTAAGCTCGCTCCGCAGTACGTGCTCGAGACCCTGTCCGGGATCGTCGGCCCCGACGCGATCTACGTCGCCGGCGTTGGCCAGCACCAGATGTGGGCCGCGCAGTTCATCAACTACGAGAAGCCGCGGACCTGGCTCAACTCCGGTGGTCTGGGGACCATGGGCTACTCCATTCCCGCCGCCATGGGTGCCAAGGCCGCCTGCCCGGACACCGAAGTGTGGGCGATCGACGGTGACGGCTGCTTCCAGATGACCAACCAGGAGCTCGTCACCTGTGCAGTCGAGGGACTGCCGATCAAGGTTGCGCTGATCAACAACGGCAATCTCGGCATGGTCCGCCAGTGGCAGACCCTGTTCTTCGACAAGCACTACTCCAACACCAACCTCAAGCCCGGCGAGACCTACCTGCCGGACTTCGTGGGGCTCGCCGAGTCCATGGGTTGTGCCGCTTTCCGCGTCACGGAGAAGGACGACGTCGCCGCCGTCATCGCCCAGGCACGGGAGATCAACGACCGTCCGGTCGTCATCGACTTCATCGTCGGTGAGGACGCGCAAGTGTGGCCGATGATCGCCGCCGGCGCCTCCAACGACGAGGTCCAGTACGCCCGGAACCTCCGTCCGCTGTTCGACGATGAGAACTCCGCGGCCGAGGAACCCGGTGACATCAACCAGATCATCAAGGAAGGGGAACAGAACTAA
- a CDS encoding mechanosensitive ion channel family protein, which translates to MDWKALLLALWTWVVGHGLPLAAFIIVGMLVPRLGRLVVRIVTRRMSRDEEQAKSQLALVGALVYLLEIVAYFFIVYSVLTNLGVSSVGAAVPATVVSAAIGFGAQKVIADFLAGFFIISEHQYGVGDVVAFDGTSEKVKGTVVALTLRATQIRTGNGELVTLPNSQAGITINSSQEWSRAVVDLELPMTEDDTMASLADTVSIVTQRAIDEADIRGELLGEVSVLPAMSITAPTAAGLPWTVGIQVSVDVNPATQWKVQRIIRAALINEFWDRFQAPGDRSTAYAGPPTQAFAPVTVTPKDTATATADPADAVEAGEPRPADATPTSEEIVADRGTATGAFDSVAEDVAANGIWRNLDADSKFTRALTLGGRIRPSTGLLVIGITALALVGILAANPDGGSSGILSPDRWSPVTSTDTPQVATGTDAPAQEETAPETQEPTLTTPSGQDADGDGIPDDGATDTTTTTDGVTTTPQTSEPSSQGSTGVGGRSGSTTGTTTAP; encoded by the coding sequence ATGGATTGGAAAGCCCTTCTGCTTGCCCTGTGGACCTGGGTCGTCGGCCACGGACTCCCCCTCGCCGCCTTCATCATCGTCGGCATGCTCGTCCCCCGACTGGGTCGGCTGGTCGTCCGCATCGTCACCCGGCGGATGTCCCGCGACGAGGAACAGGCCAAGAGCCAGCTCGCACTGGTCGGCGCGCTGGTGTACCTGCTGGAGATCGTCGCGTACTTCTTCATCGTCTACTCGGTGCTGACCAACCTCGGCGTCTCCAGCGTCGGTGCCGCCGTCCCCGCCACCGTGGTCTCCGCCGCGATCGGCTTCGGCGCACAGAAGGTCATCGCCGACTTCCTCGCCGGTTTCTTCATCATCTCCGAGCACCAGTACGGCGTCGGCGACGTCGTCGCCTTCGACGGCACCAGTGAGAAGGTCAAGGGCACGGTCGTCGCACTGACCCTGCGGGCCACCCAGATCCGCACCGGTAACGGTGAACTCGTCACCCTGCCGAACAGCCAGGCCGGTATCACGATCAACTCCTCCCAGGAATGGTCCCGAGCGGTGGTGGACCTCGAGCTGCCGATGACCGAGGACGACACGATGGCCTCGCTGGCGGACACCGTCTCGATCGTCACCCAGCGTGCCATCGACGAGGCGGACATTCGCGGTGAACTGCTCGGCGAGGTCAGCGTCCTCCCCGCGATGAGCATCACCGCACCGACCGCCGCAGGTCTGCCGTGGACTGTCGGTATCCAGGTGTCCGTGGACGTCAACCCCGCCACTCAGTGGAAGGTCCAGCGCATTATCCGTGCCGCGCTGATCAACGAATTCTGGGACCGTTTCCAGGCTCCCGGTGACCGCTCCACCGCCTACGCCGGTCCCCCGACCCAGGCCTTCGCCCCGGTCACCGTCACGCCGAAGGACACCGCCACCGCCACCGCAGATCCGGCGGACGCCGTCGAAGCTGGCGAACCCCGTCCCGCGGACGCCACCCCGACCAGCGAAGAGATCGTCGCAGACCGCGGGACCGCCACCGGCGCCTTCGATTCGGTGGCCGAGGACGTCGCCGCCAACGGGATCTGGCGCAACCTCGACGCCGACTCGAAGTTCACCCGGGCGCTCACCCTCGGCGGACGCATCCGCCCGTCCACCGGTCTGCTCGTCATCGGCATCACGGCTCTGGCTCTGGTGGGCATCCTCGCCGCGAACCCGGACGGCGGCAGCTCAGGGATCCTCTCCCCTGACCGGTGGTCTCCCGTCACCTCGACGGACACCCCGCAGGTGGCCACAGGCACCGACGCTCCGGCGCAGGAGGAGACCGCTCCGGAGACTCAGGAGCCGACGCTCACCACGCCCTCCGGGCAGGACGCTGACGGTGACGGGATCCCTGATGACGGGGCCACCGACACCACCACAACCACCGACGGCGTAACCACCACTCCGCAGACCTCGGAGCCCTCCTCCCAGGGCAGCACCGGGGTAGGCGGACGCAGCGGCAGCACGACCGGCACGACCACGGCCCCCTGA
- a CDS encoding PH domain-containing protein codes for MSSRDRTDSTDTPDPTDSSADLLPYRVRVDQGNLMAAGVMLVMSIIAIAYAPSVLFWLPLLPLLFIVWILRCRTTFHVEGITSRYLFRRSTSVAWDDFDALRFTRGGKALAVRKDGTSFPLPGVSFNSLVDLGTVTGGRIPDPVTPSLTALDEKVRVVNRDDGVTTLMDKDEYEEYEAARRTSRMAREELQRRDEARQNSASSSPDSSPDSSRDS; via the coding sequence ATGAGTTCCCGGGACCGTACCGACAGCACCGACACCCCCGATCCGACCGATTCCTCCGCCGACCTGCTCCCCTACCGGGTCCGGGTCGACCAGGGGAACCTGATGGCGGCGGGGGTCATGCTGGTGATGAGCATCATCGCCATCGCCTACGCCCCGTCGGTCCTGTTCTGGCTTCCGCTACTCCCTCTGCTGTTCATCGTATGGATCCTCCGCTGCCGGACGACCTTCCACGTGGAAGGGATCACGTCCCGGTACCTGTTCCGTAGGTCGACCTCGGTGGCGTGGGATGACTTCGACGCATTACGATTCACCCGAGGAGGTAAGGCCCTCGCCGTCCGGAAGGACGGCACCTCGTTCCCGCTACCGGGTGTCAGCTTCAACTCGCTGGTTGACCTCGGCACCGTGACCGGGGGCCGCATCCCCGACCCGGTGACCCCGAGTCTCACCGCCCTCGACGAGAAGGTCCGGGTCGTCAACCGCGACGACGGCGTCACCACTCTCATGGACAAGGACGAGTACGAGGAGTACGAGGCCGCCCGCCGGACCAGCCGTATGGCCCGGGAGGAACTCCAGCGCCGTGACGAGGCGCGACAGAACTCCGCATCAAGTTCCCCCGACAGTTCCCCTGACAGTTCCCGGGACAGCTGA